One segment of Henckelia pumila isolate YLH828 unplaced genomic scaffold, ASM3356847v2 CTG_476:::fragment_2:::debris, whole genome shotgun sequence DNA contains the following:
- the LOC140872715 gene encoding probable cyclic nucleotide-gated ion channel 20, chloroplastic, whose product MRLSFRPPQSALLQQNMESKVERYPSSIDGMANIHWSSDEYGGKNEHLLKSGQLGMCNDPYCTTCPTYYNAKGRQKHSRTSEIFDPKFHHMIYGDAKGWAKRMCSFLLPYIPRVMNPHALFVQRWNKFFVISCFFAVFLDPLYFFLLSVKQDNKCIVLDCPLTTTMVVLRSMTDFIYLLHILLQ is encoded by the exons ATGAGGTTGTCTTTCAGGCCTCCCCAAAGTGCATTACTTCAGCAAAATATGGAGTCTAAAGTTGAAAGGTATCCTTCTTCTATTGATGGGATGGCTAATATTCATTGGTCATCGGATGAATATGGTGGAAAAAATGAACATCTGTTGAAATCGGGTCAACTGGGGATGTGTAATGACCCTTACTGCACTACATGCCCAACTTATTATAATGCTAAAGGGCGTCAAAAGCACTCAAGAACATCAGAGATATTTGATCCCAAG TTTCATCATATGATCTATGGAGATGCAAAAGGTTGGGCCAAGAGAATGTGTTCGTTTCTGCTTCCTTATATTCCCAGAGTCATGAACCCTCATGCACTATTTGTTCAGCGGTGGAACAAGTTTTTTGTGATATCTTGCTTTTTCGCTGTATTTTTAGACCCACTGTACTTTTTTCTTCTCTCTGTGAAGCAG GATAACAAGTGTATTGTGTTAGATTGTCCCTTGACAACAACGATGGTGGTCTTGCGGAGCATGACTGACTTCATTTATTTGCTTCATATCCTTCTTCAG TAA